From a region of the Myxococcaceae bacterium JPH2 genome:
- a CDS encoding periplasmic heavy metal sensor, whose protein sequence is MIKRIAIATTAVAAFVLLTGFAMRGGHPGWGRDPERMRQMVTWRLNDKLDDLNATPAQRQSIGAIKDRVFDDGKQLMEDQRAVRDEVVTQLESDAPDAQKLHALVDARIDAMRAFAHRITDAALEVHRTLTPAQRQELASEYREHTGQK, encoded by the coding sequence ATGATCAAGCGAATCGCCATTGCCACCACCGCCGTCGCCGCCTTCGTGCTCCTCACCGGCTTCGCCATGCGCGGAGGCCATCCGGGCTGGGGCCGCGACCCCGAGCGCATGCGGCAGATGGTGACCTGGCGCCTCAATGACAAGCTGGACGACCTGAACGCCACGCCCGCGCAGCGCCAGTCCATCGGCGCCATCAAGGACCGCGTCTTTGACGACGGCAAGCAGCTCATGGAGGACCAGCGGGCCGTGCGCGACGAGGTGGTCACCCAGCTCGAGTCGGACGCTCCCGACGCGCAGAAGCTCCACGCGCTCGTGGATGCGCGCATCGACGCGATGCGTGCCTTCGCGCACCGCATCACGGACGCGGCCCTGGAGGTGCATCGCACCCTGACGCCCGCCCAGCGTCAGGAGCTGGCCTCGGAGTACCGGGAGCACACCGGCCAGAAGTGA
- a CDS encoding ankyrin repeat domain-containing protein: MTSSPATQALFKAIHNYSRLAEFRNAEHEDAAAMQALREALAQGADWKALLGPGGRDAAFTAATCADGAPLAALLDHGVPLNHEAGGDGQLIHRAASFGRLGVIQMLVARGVPADVRDGGNRTPLDHARAWRHGANAVSGLIELMQAQGCKPQPARRTDDLLADPVRALLPELAAELSPATRTTLERAVAAFFTEYAGGKAKDFLLELAEHQDGAMLAAGIRIVQRASTAKVQPKTTRTKRLTLAHIGDLEVEGDCNAVNLIVTGNLTVKGLLSNYEGALVCVGGDLKVESAWSEGPLWVGGDLRADTVFAGADNDYGATVRGTLEAPTILQFDHVIQAGTLRVERHFRERGAVPSELTGTLAAALKMKKW; the protein is encoded by the coding sequence ATGACTTCGAGTCCGGCAACCCAGGCGCTCTTCAAAGCCATCCACAACTATTCTCGGCTCGCCGAGTTTCGTAACGCAGAGCACGAAGACGCGGCCGCGATGCAGGCCCTGCGCGAGGCGTTGGCGCAAGGCGCGGACTGGAAGGCCCTCCTAGGACCGGGCGGGCGTGACGCCGCCTTTACCGCGGCCACGTGCGCGGATGGCGCGCCGCTCGCGGCACTCCTCGACCATGGCGTTCCGCTGAACCATGAGGCAGGTGGGGACGGACAGTTGATCCACCGCGCGGCCTCCTTTGGCCGGCTGGGCGTCATCCAGATGCTGGTGGCGCGCGGCGTGCCCGCGGATGTGCGCGATGGGGGCAATCGGACGCCCCTGGACCATGCGCGCGCCTGGAGGCACGGTGCGAACGCGGTCTCCGGGCTGATTGAGCTGATGCAGGCCCAGGGATGCAAGCCACAGCCCGCGCGACGGACGGATGATCTGCTGGCGGACCCGGTCCGCGCCCTGCTCCCGGAACTCGCCGCCGAGCTGTCTCCGGCGACGCGCACGACGCTCGAACGCGCCGTGGCCGCGTTCTTCACCGAGTACGCCGGAGGCAAGGCGAAGGACTTCCTGTTGGAGCTGGCCGAGCATCAGGACGGCGCGATGCTCGCGGCGGGGATTCGCATCGTGCAGCGCGCGAGCACCGCCAAGGTTCAGCCGAAGACGACTCGGACGAAGCGGCTGACGCTCGCGCACATCGGCGACCTGGAGGTGGAGGGCGACTGCAACGCGGTGAACCTCATCGTCACGGGCAACCTCACCGTGAAGGGACTGCTGTCCAACTACGAGGGGGCGCTCGTGTGCGTGGGCGGAGACCTGAAGGTGGAGTCCGCCTGGAGCGAGGGCCCACTGTGGGTGGGCGGAGACCTGCGCGCGGACACGGTGTTCGCCGGCGCCGACAACGACTACGGCGCCACGGTGCGCGGAACCCTGGAGGCGCCCACGATCCTCCAGTTCGACCACGTCATCCAAGCGGGCACGTTGCGGGTGGAGCGCCACTTCCGCGAGCGCGGCGCCGTCCCCTCGGAGCTGACAGGGACGCTCGCAGCCGCGCTGAAGATGAAGAAGTGGTAG
- a CDS encoding GFA family protein: MSQTDSKATSNEKTYTGKCICGAVRFEARMDLSRGASRCNCTYCTKFGVTSVGMKPDAFRLVAGAEHLGEFRNEGSPNSRSFCKHCGVQCFGAGDVEEIGGAFVSVNVNCIDEVDVGQLTIGYWDGRHNNWAAGLRSTPWPVFA, translated from the coding sequence ATGAGCCAGACCGATTCGAAGGCGACGAGCAACGAGAAGACCTACACGGGCAAGTGCATCTGCGGCGCAGTGCGGTTCGAGGCGCGGATGGACCTGAGCCGGGGCGCGAGCCGGTGCAACTGCACCTACTGCACGAAGTTCGGCGTGACCTCCGTGGGGATGAAGCCGGACGCGTTCCGGCTGGTCGCGGGTGCCGAGCACCTGGGTGAGTTCCGCAACGAGGGCAGCCCGAACAGCCGCTCCTTCTGCAAGCACTGCGGCGTCCAGTGCTTCGGCGCGGGCGACGTCGAGGAGATTGGCGGTGCGTTCGTCTCCGTCAACGTCAACTGCATCGACGAGGTGGACGTGGGTCAGCTCACCATCGGGTATTGGGACGGTCGCCACAACAACTGGGCGGCCGGTCTGCGCAGCACGCCGTGGCCCGTGTTCGCGTGA
- a CDS encoding HEAT repeat domain-containing protein, whose protein sequence is MTVPHSCRASVAGLLLMLSPFAGAHAQTSSPPALKAETCSLDGLMDSIRRGLGSKSEAYRSYLRTLLRETAVTLPEAQLRDAFARERDPAMVEHLAAALVARTDRGLESSALDAVRERALGDADPAVRAATVRAMRRSSALERTGDMYERLMRDASPEVRREAATNLIEDNQFVYSGHHGPAADAAVAAAVGSTDPSLTARILGTVSTEAISADSQARLQRMLRGGDASVRAAAVTALGGVPASGMKTSRESLLAMYREEEDPGVRKAILQSIARLGFSGAVPDLQRLREVDPRLAPEVDAWTRVLGMGLQEWSLLLREKQRLSQAR, encoded by the coding sequence ATGACCGTCCCCCACTCCTGTCGAGCCAGCGTCGCCGGGCTGCTGCTGATGCTCTCCCCCTTCGCAGGCGCCCACGCGCAGACGTCCTCGCCTCCGGCGCTGAAGGCCGAGACGTGTTCGCTCGACGGGCTGATGGACTCCATCCGCCGGGGCCTTGGCTCGAAGTCAGAGGCCTATCGAAGCTATCTGCGCACGCTGCTGCGGGAGACCGCCGTCACGCTCCCGGAGGCGCAGCTCCGCGACGCGTTCGCGCGTGAGCGGGACCCGGCCATGGTCGAGCACCTGGCCGCCGCGCTGGTGGCGAGGACCGACCGCGGATTGGAGTCGAGCGCCTTGGACGCGGTCCGTGAGCGAGCCCTGGGAGACGCCGACCCCGCGGTGCGCGCCGCGACCGTGCGCGCCATGCGGCGCAGCAGCGCGCTGGAGCGCACCGGGGACATGTACGAGCGATTGATGCGCGATGCCTCGCCCGAGGTGCGGCGCGAGGCGGCGACGAACCTCATCGAGGACAACCAGTTCGTCTACTCGGGCCACCACGGCCCCGCGGCGGACGCGGCCGTGGCGGCGGCGGTGGGCTCGACGGATCCGAGCCTCACCGCGCGAATCCTCGGCACCGTGTCCACCGAGGCCATCAGCGCGGACTCGCAGGCGCGACTCCAGCGGATGCTGCGCGGTGGAGACGCCAGCGTGCGCGCGGCCGCGGTCACCGCGCTGGGGGGCGTTCCCGCCTCCGGCATGAAGACCTCTCGGGAGTCCTTGCTCGCCATGTATCGCGAGGAGGAGGACCCCGGGGTGCGCAAAGCCATTCTTCAGAGCATCGCCCGGTTGGGGTTCTCCGGCGCGGTACCCGACCTCCAGCGCTTGCGAGAGGTGGACCCACGATTGGCGCCCGAGGTGGACGCCTGGACGCGGGTGCTCGGCATGGGCCTCCAGGAGTGGAGCCTGCTCCTGAGGGAGAAGCAGCGGTTGAGTCAGGCTCGGTGA
- a CDS encoding TetR/AcrR family transcriptional regulator encodes MSPQTSSPRSADHRPSRADARRNFERLLAAAEAAFVERGTDASLEDIARRAEVGIGTLYRHFPTRDALLAALLQDRLRVLGQRATELLESPSPAEALAIWLRALVQHSATYRGLAGPMLQLLCADEDLTSACHDMREAGQRVLARAQAAGVIRADVSAPDVMALANSVAWAAEQSPVDPARADRLLAIMLEGLRTPPSAA; translated from the coding sequence ATGAGCCCACAGACTTCTTCCCCCCGTTCAGCGGACCACCGCCCGTCGCGCGCGGATGCGCGGCGCAACTTCGAGCGCCTGTTGGCCGCGGCCGAGGCCGCCTTCGTCGAGCGCGGCACGGACGCCTCGCTGGAGGACATTGCCCGCCGCGCCGAGGTGGGCATTGGAACGCTGTATCGCCACTTCCCCACGCGCGACGCGCTGCTCGCGGCGCTGCTCCAGGACCGGCTCCGCGTGCTGGGACAGCGAGCGACCGAGCTGCTCGAGTCGCCCTCACCCGCCGAGGCGCTGGCCATCTGGTTGCGAGCGCTCGTCCAGCACAGCGCGACCTACCGAGGGCTCGCGGGGCCGATGCTCCAGTTGCTGTGCGCGGACGAGGACCTGACCAGCGCGTGTCACGACATGCGCGAAGCAGGACAGCGCGTGCTCGCCAGGGCCCAAGCGGCGGGAGTCATCCGCGCGGATGTCAGCGCACCGGATGTGATGGCACTCGCCAACTCGGTGGCCTGGGCCGCGGAGCAATCCCCCGTGGATCCCGCCCGCGCGGACCGACTGCTCGCCATCATGCTCGAAGGCCTGCGCACACCGCCGTCCGCCGCGTAG
- a CDS encoding substrate-binding domain-containing protein, with the protein MKPKVLIIIGFLAAVGGVFYLTSKRGDEVPGASTASAATPSRDVTEISFLYSTEKKDWVEAAAAGFQQEHPDIKVTLVGRGSLDAAQAILDGREKPTVWSPADSAVLRMLSSDWATDPSRGPLFATDGDAAPQPLVITPLVFVVWEDRAQVLQKANAGQGVSWKTLHKAVASDQGWPAIGGKADWGFVKLGHTDPTRSNSGLQALLLATMEFYGKRTGLTVGDLLDPKFQDWVKQLEKGVTRFEPSTGTFMTDMVRFGPSKYDVAVVYENLAISQIANAQGRWGNLKVYYPSLTLWSDHPAAVLQASWVTPKQKTAAAEWLRYLHSRPVQERALAFGFRPADPSVPLKTQDPANPFTRLAEQGVQVDVPPVAEIPEGPVVRNLLTLWTRLMSSR; encoded by the coding sequence ATGAAGCCCAAGGTCCTCATCATCATCGGATTCCTCGCCGCAGTGGGCGGCGTCTTCTACCTGACCTCCAAGCGGGGGGACGAGGTGCCGGGCGCCAGCACCGCGAGCGCGGCGACGCCGTCTCGGGACGTGACGGAGATCTCCTTCCTCTACAGCACGGAGAAGAAGGACTGGGTAGAGGCCGCGGCGGCGGGCTTCCAGCAGGAGCACCCGGACATCAAGGTGACCTTGGTGGGGCGGGGCTCGCTGGACGCGGCGCAGGCCATCCTGGATGGGCGAGAGAAGCCCACGGTGTGGAGCCCGGCGGACAGCGCGGTGTTGCGGATGCTCTCCTCGGACTGGGCCACGGACCCCTCGCGAGGTCCGCTGTTCGCCACGGATGGAGACGCGGCGCCGCAGCCGCTGGTGATTACGCCGCTCGTCTTCGTCGTATGGGAGGACCGCGCGCAGGTGCTCCAGAAGGCGAACGCGGGGCAGGGCGTGTCGTGGAAGACGCTGCACAAGGCGGTGGCGAGCGACCAGGGCTGGCCCGCGATTGGCGGCAAGGCGGACTGGGGTTTCGTGAAGCTGGGCCACACGGACCCCACGCGCTCCAACTCGGGGTTGCAGGCGTTGTTGCTGGCGACGATGGAGTTCTACGGCAAGCGCACGGGCCTGACGGTGGGGGACCTCTTGGACCCCAAGTTCCAGGACTGGGTGAAGCAGTTGGAGAAGGGCGTGACGCGCTTCGAGCCATCCACGGGCACGTTCATGACCGACATGGTCCGCTTCGGGCCGTCCAAGTACGACGTGGCGGTGGTGTACGAGAACCTGGCGATTTCGCAGATCGCCAACGCGCAGGGCCGATGGGGAAACCTCAAGGTGTATTACCCGTCGTTGACGCTGTGGAGCGACCACCCCGCGGCGGTGTTGCAGGCGAGCTGGGTGACGCCGAAGCAGAAGACCGCGGCGGCCGAGTGGCTGCGATATCTGCACAGCCGTCCGGTGCAGGAGCGGGCGCTGGCGTTTGGTTTCCGTCCGGCGGACCCCTCGGTGCCGTTGAAGACGCAGGACCCGGCGAACCCCTTCACACGGCTGGCGGAGCAAGGTGTGCAGGTGGACGTGCCCCCCGTGGCCGAGATTCCCGAAGGCCCCGTGGTCCGCAACCTGCTCACGCTGTGGACGCGCCTGATGTCCAGCCGGTAG
- a CDS encoding substrate-binding domain-containing protein: MRKVHIGMLALVLLSACKCGTGEGTQGEATARASAMPDRALVLTVAYGSEKKTWLEEQARAFEASSGAVTASGRPIRVVGKALGSGEAVQEIASGRLKAHVFSPASTAYLPLLNSAWMATSGRTQPLVGQGEPVLLSPIVIAMWKPMAEALGWPGRQLGWADLLKVAASPRGWADSGHPEWGSFKLGHTHPEFSNSGLLAVLAEAYAGAGKTRGLTAQDVGSDATRAMLQRIESTVVHYGKSTGFFADKMLQRGPGYMSAAVLYENLVIESQGKASDAPFPLVALYPVEGTFWSDHPYAVLDAEWVGPEERAAAGAFLAFLKARPAQERALALGFRPADPAIAITSPVDAAHGADPRQPQTLLEVPEANVLESLLATWRQTKKATDIVFVFDKSGSMKGRPLAEAKVGARRFLETLSDRDEVALLFFDNNVYPVVGPRVLDAAGRAELGSRIDLALADGGTALYEATLAAYRASQARAKVAPGRIHAVVVMTDGRDESSVLSLAQLKAGLTGDGERESAVRVFTIAYGNDAEGQVLEQIAESGKGSFSRGNVEDIVQVYRDVASFF; encoded by the coding sequence ATGCGGAAGGTCCACATCGGGATGCTGGCGCTGGTGCTGCTGAGCGCCTGCAAGTGCGGGACGGGCGAGGGGACCCAGGGCGAGGCCACCGCGCGCGCCTCGGCCATGCCAGACCGCGCGCTGGTGCTGACCGTGGCCTACGGCAGCGAGAAGAAGACGTGGCTGGAGGAGCAGGCCCGGGCCTTCGAGGCCAGCAGCGGCGCCGTGACGGCGAGCGGCCGGCCCATCCGCGTGGTGGGCAAGGCCCTGGGCTCGGGTGAGGCGGTGCAGGAGATTGCGTCCGGGCGGCTCAAGGCCCACGTGTTCAGCCCGGCCTCGACGGCGTACCTGCCGCTGCTCAACAGCGCGTGGATGGCCACGTCGGGCCGCACCCAGCCGCTGGTGGGGCAGGGCGAGCCGGTGCTCCTGTCCCCCATCGTCATCGCGATGTGGAAGCCCATGGCGGAGGCGCTGGGCTGGCCCGGCCGGCAGCTCGGCTGGGCGGACCTGCTCAAGGTGGCGGCCAGCCCGCGCGGCTGGGCCGACTCCGGGCACCCCGAGTGGGGAAGCTTCAAGCTGGGGCACACCCATCCCGAGTTCTCCAACTCAGGGCTGTTGGCCGTGCTCGCCGAGGCCTACGCGGGCGCCGGCAAGACGCGCGGGCTGACGGCGCAGGACGTGGGCTCGGACGCGACGCGGGCGATGCTCCAGCGCATCGAGTCCACGGTGGTGCACTACGGCAAGTCCACCGGCTTCTTCGCGGACAAGATGCTCCAGCGTGGCCCGGGCTACATGTCCGCCGCCGTGCTGTACGAGAACCTGGTCATCGAGTCCCAGGGCAAGGCCTCCGATGCGCCGTTCCCGCTCGTCGCGCTCTACCCGGTGGAGGGCACCTTCTGGTCGGACCACCCCTACGCGGTGCTGGACGCGGAGTGGGTGGGACCGGAGGAGCGGGCAGCGGCCGGGGCGTTCCTCGCGTTCCTCAAGGCCCGCCCCGCGCAGGAGCGGGCGCTCGCGCTCGGCTTCCGTCCGGCGGACCCCGCCATCGCCATCACCTCGCCGGTGGACGCCGCGCACGGCGCGGATCCCCGCCAGCCTCAGACGCTCCTGGAGGTCCCCGAGGCGAATGTGCTGGAGTCGCTGCTCGCCACATGGCGCCAGACGAAGAAGGCCACCGACATCGTCTTCGTGTTCGACAAGTCCGGCAGCATGAAGGGGCGCCCGCTGGCCGAGGCGAAGGTCGGCGCTCGCCGCTTCCTCGAGACGCTCTCCGACCGGGACGAGGTGGCCCTGCTCTTCTTCGACAACAACGTCTATCCCGTGGTGGGGCCGCGTGTGCTCGATGCCGCGGGGCGCGCGGAGCTGGGCAGCCGCATCGACCTGGCGCTCGCGGATGGTGGCACGGCGCTGTACGAGGCCACGCTGGCCGCATACCGGGCCTCCCAGGCGCGAGCGAAGGTCGCGCCCGGTCGCATCCACGCGGTGGTGGTGATGACGGACGGTCGGGACGAGAGCAGCGTGCTATCGCTCGCGCAGCTCAAGGCGGGGCTCACGGGAGACGGCGAGCGGGAGTCCGCGGTGCGCGTCTTCACCATCGCCTACGGCAACGACGCGGAGGGGCAGGTCCTGGAGCAGATCGCCGAGTCGGGCAAGGGCTCGTTCTCTCGCGGCAACGTGGAGGACATCGTCCAGGTATACCGGGACGTTGCCTCGTTCTTCTGA
- a CDS encoding WGR domain-containing protein encodes MRRFEFVEGSSSKFWEPEQAGNVFTVTFGRIGTAGQRKEKAFPDEASARREYEKKVAEKLREGYREVSGDGAPAAPPAPAGPPPRPALPRRVPALTARPEQVAAAAAALIGLDKSLGRRSWRVTREALRARRTLRALGGVDPAAHAELSGPFASLMERVVATGRARLPVRHALALLSAVDVAAFVRTLDVWRRAATPVPGASVVVKQADALSEPELALRVGTLLVERPELRGNSEDRWGKRWTELRPHVEAHLTDAGGSFATWLGALDTQGDAHVAKRRTRLEA; translated from the coding sequence ATGCGCAGGTTCGAGTTCGTCGAGGGCAGCAGCTCCAAGTTCTGGGAGCCGGAGCAGGCGGGCAACGTCTTCACGGTCACGTTCGGTCGCATCGGCACGGCGGGCCAGCGCAAGGAGAAGGCGTTCCCCGACGAGGCCAGCGCCCGGCGGGAGTACGAGAAGAAGGTCGCGGAGAAGCTGCGCGAGGGCTACCGCGAGGTGTCCGGGGACGGTGCGCCCGCCGCGCCGCCCGCGCCCGCGGGGCCGCCGCCTCGGCCTGCGTTGCCTCGCCGCGTGCCCGCGCTCACCGCGCGTCCGGAGCAGGTGGCCGCCGCCGCCGCCGCGCTCATCGGGTTGGACAAGAGCCTGGGCCGGCGAAGCTGGCGGGTGACGCGTGAGGCCCTGCGTGCGCGCAGGACGCTGCGTGCCCTGGGCGGCGTGGACCCCGCCGCGCACGCCGAGCTGTCGGGCCCGTTCGCTTCGCTGATGGAGCGCGTGGTGGCCACGGGCCGGGCGCGGCTGCCGGTGCGCCATGCGCTGGCGCTGCTGTCGGCGGTGGATGTGGCGGCCTTCGTGCGCACGCTCGATGTCTGGCGTCGCGCGGCCACGCCGGTGCCGGGTGCCAGCGTGGTGGTGAAGCAGGCGGACGCCCTCTCAGAGCCCGAGCTGGCGCTGCGCGTGGGCACGCTGCTGGTGGAGCGGCCGGAGCTGCGGGGCAACTCGGAGGATCGCTGGGGCAAGCGCTGGACCGAGCTGCGCCCGCACGTGGAAGCGCACCTGACGGACGCGGGTGGCTCGTTCGCCACGTGGCTGGGGGCGCTGGATACCCAGGGTGACGCGCACGTCGCCAAGCGTCGGACGCGCCTGGAGGCGTGA
- a CDS encoding NAD-dependent epimerase/dehydratase family protein, producing MRAFITGGSGFVGKHLIAELQRKGTPARALARSPAAVEAVRAAGAEPFEGDLSDADRLRQGMEGCDTVFHSAAYVKTWGPRADFFEANVRGTERVLEAARMAGVKRLVHVGTEAVLLDGEPLVRVDETRPIPERPIGNYASTKAEAERLVLSVNSAELTTVVARPRFIWGPGDTTVLPGFVEAVRTGRFKWIDGGRYLTSTCHVENCVEGLLLAAEKGRGGQSYFLTDGEPVEFREFITALLKTQGVEPGTGSFPGALAATVALLGDVTWSFLGLSRPPPLSRTEYLLVGREVTVSDAKARMELGYEGRMTREAGLRGLTAEVREQAPKAA from the coding sequence GTGCGCGCGTTCATCACCGGCGGTTCAGGCTTCGTGGGCAAGCACCTCATCGCGGAGCTTCAGCGGAAGGGGACGCCCGCGCGTGCGCTGGCCCGCTCTCCGGCGGCGGTCGAGGCCGTGCGCGCGGCGGGCGCGGAGCCCTTCGAGGGCGACCTGTCCGACGCGGACCGCCTGCGCCAGGGCATGGAAGGCTGTGACACGGTCTTCCACTCGGCGGCCTACGTGAAGACGTGGGGTCCTCGCGCGGACTTCTTCGAGGCCAACGTGCGCGGCACCGAGCGCGTGCTGGAGGCCGCGCGCATGGCGGGCGTGAAGCGGCTGGTCCACGTGGGCACGGAGGCCGTGCTGCTGGATGGCGAGCCGCTCGTGCGCGTGGACGAGACGCGACCCATCCCGGAGCGCCCCATCGGGAACTACGCCTCCACCAAGGCGGAGGCGGAGCGGCTGGTGCTCAGCGTCAACTCCGCGGAGCTGACCACGGTGGTGGCGCGCCCCCGCTTCATCTGGGGGCCTGGGGACACGACCGTGCTGCCGGGCTTCGTGGAGGCGGTGCGCACGGGGCGCTTCAAGTGGATCGACGGCGGGCGCTACCTCACCTCCACCTGCCACGTGGAGAACTGCGTGGAGGGCTTGCTCCTGGCGGCGGAGAAGGGGCGCGGGGGGCAGTCCTACTTCCTCACGGACGGCGAGCCGGTCGAGTTCCGCGAGTTCATCACCGCGCTCCTGAAGACGCAGGGCGTGGAGCCGGGGACGGGCTCGTTCCCGGGGGCGCTGGCGGCCACGGTGGCGCTGCTGGGGGACGTGACGTGGAGCTTCCTCGGGCTGTCGCGTCCGCCGCCGCTCAGCCGCACGGAGTACCTGCTGGTGGGGCGCGAGGTGACGGTGAGCGACGCCAAGGCCCGGATGGAGCTGGGCTACGAGGGGCGGATGACGCGCGAGGCGGGCCTGCGGGGCCTGACGGCGGAGGTCCGCGAGCAGGCCCCGAAGGCCGCCTGA